A genomic stretch from Astatotilapia calliptera chromosome 4, fAstCal1.2, whole genome shotgun sequence includes:
- the LOC113020649 gene encoding charged multivesicular body protein 6-like, with the protein MGNVFGRKSRPSRVTEQDKAILQLKQQRDKLKQYQKRITLQLEKERRLAKQLLQDGKKEKALLLLKKKRYQDQLLEKTENQISNLERMVQDIEFMQIEMKVIEGLKVGNDCLKSMHEIMSIEDVERILDETQESTDYQRQIDEMLAGVLTQEDEDAVLAELEAITQEEDVALPEVPSEPIPEVSEAAKAEPERREAKSKPDRELLAA; encoded by the exons ATGGGAAACGTCTTTGGGAGAAAGAGTCGACCTTCTCGTGTAACGGAGCAGGACAAAGCCATTTTG CAACTGAAGCAGCAGAGAGACAAGCTGAAGCAGTACCAAAAGAGAATCACCTTGCAGCTGGAGAAAGAGCGACGTCTAGCAAAGCAGCTGCTACAAGATGGCAAGAAGGA AAAAGCGCTGttgcttcttaaaaaaaaacggTACCAGGATCAGTTACTAGAAAAGACCGAAAATCAGATTTCAAATCTCGAGCGCATG GTTCAAGACATTGAGTTCATGCAAATTGAAATGAAAGTCATTGAGGGACTTAAAGTTGGCAACGACTGTCTGAAGAGCATGCATGAG ATCATGTCAATAGAAGATGTGGAGAGAATCCTGGATGAGACACAGGAATCGACTGACTATCAAAGG CAAATAGATGAAATGTTGGCTGGAGTCCTGACACAAGAGGATGAGGATGCTGTCTTAGCAGAGCTGGAAGCTATCACTCAG GAAGAAGACGTAGCACTTCCAGAGGTCCCCAGTGAACCAATACCAGAGGTGTCAGAAGCAGCTAAAGCAGAGCCAG aGAGGCGAGAAGCAAAGAGCAAGCCAGACAGAGAGCTGTTGGCAGCCTAG